A DNA window from Microcystis aeruginosa NIES-843 contains the following coding sequences:
- a CDS encoding succinate dehydrogenase/fumarate reductase iron-sulfur subunit: MEVSFKILRQRPNDTPYLENFTLEVEAGNTILDCLNRIKWELDGTLAFRKNCRNTICGSCAMKINGRSALACQKNIASELNHCSQKDAGEIPEITIAPLGNLPIIRDLIVNMQPFWDDLEKVEPYISSQARTIPEREFLQTPEERANLNQMGNCIMCGACYSECNAKQVNPDFVGPHALAKAQRTLADSRDGNQESRLELYNQGTAGVWGCTRCYFCNAVCPMEVAPMDQISKIKQEILARKSDDSSRPIRHRKVLVELVKAGGWVDERKFGLYVVGNYWRDLQGLLSIAPLGLRMIAKGKFPTSFEASEGTEEVRGLITAIQNSRS, translated from the coding sequence ATGGAAGTTTCTTTTAAAATTCTGCGTCAACGACCCAACGACACCCCCTACCTAGAAAATTTTACCCTAGAGGTGGAGGCGGGAAATACAATTCTCGACTGCCTTAATCGCATCAAATGGGAACTTGATGGAACTTTGGCCTTTCGTAAAAATTGCCGCAATACAATTTGTGGCAGCTGTGCGATGAAAATTAACGGCCGTTCGGCCTTGGCTTGTCAAAAAAATATCGCCAGTGAATTAAACCATTGTAGCCAAAAAGATGCCGGAGAAATTCCCGAAATCACGATCGCCCCTCTGGGTAATTTACCGATTATCCGGGATTTAATCGTCAATATGCAACCGTTTTGGGACGATTTAGAAAAGGTTGAACCTTATATCAGTAGTCAAGCACGCACCATTCCCGAACGAGAATTTCTGCAAACTCCAGAAGAAAGAGCCAATCTCAATCAGATGGGTAACTGCATTATGTGCGGCGCCTGTTATTCGGAATGTAATGCCAAGCAAGTGAATCCCGATTTTGTCGGTCCCCACGCTTTAGCAAAAGCGCAGCGCACCCTAGCAGATTCCCGCGATGGTAATCAGGAAAGTCGCCTAGAACTTTATAATCAAGGCACCGCAGGGGTTTGGGGGTGTACGCGCTGCTATTTCTGTAATGCGGTTTGTCCCATGGAAGTGGCTCCCATGGATCAGATTAGTAAAATTAAACAGGAAATACTCGCTCGCAAGTCGGACGATAGTAGTCGTCCCATTCGTCACCGGAAAGTTTTAGTGGAATTAGTCAAAGCAGGGGGATGGGTTGATGAACGCAAATTCGGCCTCTATGTGGTGGGCAATTATTGGCGCGATTTACAGGGTTTATTAAGTATTGCCCCCTTGGGATTGCGGATGATTGCTAAGGGTAAATTTCCCAC
- a CDS encoding AbrB family transcriptional regulator, with amino-acid sequence MSDISPTPLTGKALLQKVKELAHLPRRETAKRCGYYSQSKDGQVRVNLTDFYDAVLGAKGVPLDPEGTKDGRGREPTFRVSVHKNGQIVIGSTYTEQMNLQPGDEFEIKLGYKHIHLKQMESEEPVEA; translated from the coding sequence ATGAGTGATATCTCTCCTACTCCCCTAACCGGGAAAGCTCTACTACAAAAAGTCAAAGAGTTGGCCCACTTACCCCGTCGCGAAACGGCAAAACGTTGTGGTTACTACTCCCAAAGTAAAGATGGTCAAGTTCGGGTCAATTTAACCGACTTTTACGATGCTGTTTTGGGTGCAAAAGGGGTTCCTCTCGATCCCGAAGGCACTAAAGATGGCCGCGGCCGCGAACCCACTTTCCGGGTTAGTGTCCACAAAAATGGTCAAATCGTCATCGGTTCCACCTATACCGAACAAATGAACTTGCAGCCCGGCGATGAATTTGAAATCAAACTTGGCTACAAGCACATCCACCTCAAACAAATGGAATCAGAAGAACCAGTAGAAGCTTAA